The following coding sequences lie in one Desulfovibrio sp. TomC genomic window:
- a CDS encoding tyrosine-type recombinase/integrase has protein sequence MGVYQRDGRWMVFYHDETGKRRDKSFGRGDNAYAQADAFNSAVIEAKDQGQAFPVLQTKVITLPEPAPVKVIEEITTPVKDDHFPQGMTFRELAAKYLSHLKVSGRTENNTRKLAKMVENQFNPLIGDRAVNSMTYIDDMVPFIQFFQETDGKQGRPRSQLTVNRYGDYVNAIFNFGVTTGLTKVNPMKGRKKSREKPRDVQLTVNDFKRIMDHAEPHVRWAMEVCFSLGTRPGESELLALKWDHIDLEKGIAKIYASKTKTYRSVPIAPALLEKMKGKKPSSMSGYVIEWRGQPIGMIRKGFRRACERAGIKYPVRMYDLRHLFATTMLSKGADLAAVSKLLGHSMISTTTSHYYHCLEGEKERAVSLLPELV, from the coding sequence ATGGGCGTCTATCAACGTGATGGGCGATGGATGGTCTTTTATCACGATGAGACGGGTAAAAGACGGGATAAGTCATTCGGGCGCGGCGACAATGCCTATGCTCAAGCTGATGCCTTTAATTCGGCTGTCATTGAAGCAAAAGACCAGGGGCAGGCATTTCCAGTCCTTCAGACTAAGGTGATCACCTTGCCGGAGCCCGCGCCAGTGAAGGTGATTGAAGAGATCACTACCCCGGTGAAAGATGATCACTTTCCTCAAGGCATGACATTTCGGGAACTCGCGGCAAAATACCTGTCCCATCTCAAGGTGTCGGGCAGAACCGAGAACAATACCCGTAAGTTGGCCAAGATGGTTGAAAACCAGTTCAATCCGCTGATCGGCGACCGGGCAGTGAATTCGATGACCTACATCGATGACATGGTCCCGTTCATCCAGTTCTTCCAGGAAACCGACGGTAAACAGGGCCGGCCCCGTTCCCAGCTGACCGTGAATCGTTATGGCGATTACGTCAACGCCATCTTCAATTTTGGCGTCACCACTGGGCTGACTAAGGTAAATCCCATGAAGGGCAGGAAGAAATCAAGAGAGAAGCCGCGTGATGTCCAGTTGACCGTCAATGACTTCAAAAGGATCATGGACCATGCCGAGCCACATGTCAGGTGGGCCATGGAGGTTTGTTTCAGCCTGGGGACACGGCCCGGTGAATCTGAACTTCTTGCCTTGAAATGGGATCACATCGACTTGGAGAAAGGCATTGCTAAAATTTATGCAAGCAAGACAAAGACCTACCGGTCTGTACCAATTGCCCCGGCCCTGCTTGAAAAGATGAAAGGAAAGAAGCCTTCATCAATGTCAGGTTATGTGATCGAGTGGCGCGGCCAGCCAATTGGCATGATCCGCAAAGGTTTCAGAAGAGCCTGCGAACGGGCAGGCATTAAATACCCTGTTAGAATGTATGACTTACGACATCTCTTTGCCACTACCATGTTGAGCAAAGGAGCAGATTTGGCAGCAGTGTCCAAACTGTTAGGGCACTCAATGATTTCAACGACAACAAGCCATTATTATCACTGCCTGGAAGGTGAAAAAGAAAGAGCGGTTAGTTTATTGCCTGAATTAGTTTGA
- a CDS encoding tyrosine-type recombinase/integrase, giving the protein MKVEPIIDLKSVKSIKKILNDSPRDKLLFVMGVNSGLRVQDLLALKVGDVKGVKIGERITLREKKTGKENVFILNREIKSALDAYLATVKDDDDHFLFKSRKGRNYPLTTYAVTKYVKKWAEAINLRGNYGAHSLRKTWTYHQRKTFGVSWEVLAKRLNHSSPSITRRYLGVQEEEVEEILMNTI; this is encoded by the coding sequence ATGAAGGTTGAACCGATCATTGATCTGAAAAGTGTGAAGAGCATCAAAAAGATTCTGAATGACTCTCCCCGCGACAAATTGCTTTTTGTCATGGGTGTCAACTCAGGTCTGCGAGTCCAAGACTTGCTGGCATTAAAAGTCGGTGATGTCAAAGGCGTTAAGATCGGAGAGCGAATAACCCTGCGAGAAAAGAAGACAGGCAAGGAGAATGTGTTTATTTTAAATCGAGAGATTAAATCTGCTCTCGATGCCTATCTGGCGACAGTAAAGGATGATGATGACCATTTCCTGTTTAAAAGCAGAAAAGGTCGAAATTATCCTCTCACAACTTATGCCGTGACAAAATATGTCAAGAAGTGGGCTGAGGCCATTAACCTGAGAGGGAATTATGGTGCTCACTCACTTCGAAAGACATGGACTTACCATCAGCGAAAGACATTCGGTGTTTCTTGGGAAGTCTTGGCGAAACGATTAAACCACTCCAGCCCTTCGATTACTCGAAGGTATCTTGGAGTGCAAGAGGAGGAAGTGGAAGAAATATTGATGAATACAATTTAA